In Rhodopirellula sp. P2, the DNA window GTTCTTCGGTTTGTTCGCGCTGTCGATGTACCTGGGCTACCAACAAACCCTGTTCCCTGATTTTGCCAACGTCGTTGTCGGCGAGGCGGGCCTGGAACAGATGGAAGAGATGTACGAAATGGAACTGGTCGGCAGTCTCGACCACTACATCAGCATGTCCAGCTTCTACATCATGCACAACACTGGGATTGGGCTGAAGTGTTTCGCCTATGGAATCCTGATCGTGCCGTGTCTTTACATCTTGTCCAGCAACGCGGTGACACTGGGAACCGTGTTTGGCTACATGGCTCGCGAGGACGTCGCCAGTCGCGACAACTTCTTCGAGTTTGTCACCGCCCACGGTCCCTTTGAATTGACCGCGATCGCCTTGTCCGCCGCCGCGGGACTGCGTTTGGGGATGGGGCTGTTCGCCACCGGAGGCTTGAGCCGAATCGACTCGGTTCGACGGTCCGCGGTACGCGCCGTTCCAGTCATCTCCGCCGCAGCCGTGTTGTTTGTGCTCGCCGCCTTCACCGAAGGTTTCATCTCCCCCAGTCCACTGGCATACACCTTCAAAGCGGGGTGGTCGGTGATGTCTTCCAGCATGATCAGTTTCTACTTCGTCGTCCTCGGCTTTCCCGGCAATCGCCAACATCGAACCGGCGGACGTCCCATCGACACCATCTGGGATGACGAGTCGACCGAGACATCCGAATCCAACACGCTAGCCAACCTCAGTGGCGGGAGCTCGAGCGTCCGTGCAGCTTGATCGCACTCACATCGCTATCCGAGTCCGATCACTATCGGAAATCGGTGACCTGGCTCTGTTGATGCTTCGCCGCTATCCGGTTGCGGTCACGCGAGCCTTTTTCGCCGGCGCCGCTCCTTGGATGGTGATCAACGCGATCCTGCTGTCCTTCTTGCCGATGCGAATCGCCGCGGACGAGTTCTTCACGGACGACTCCCTGTCCGATTTGATTCGCTACGCCAGTTGGATGAGCGTTCTGGTTGTCCTTCAAACGCCCTTGGCCGGAGCGTTTTCAACGTTCTATCTGGGCCAAGCCGTCTTCGAACAAAAACCGACGTTGCGACACACCTTTGCCGAAGTCTGGAAGCTCCGCTGGCCGCTGCTTTGGATCCTCGGTGTCAAACGGCTGGCGATCCCCACCACATTGCTGCTGGTTTTCCGAATTGGCACCGACTCAGACATCTTTCTCGATTTCATCTTGCCGTGGCTGATCGTCATCCTGGCGGCCATCATCCGCAGCAATCGTCCCTTTGTGCCCGAGATGATTGTGCTGGAGCGTTGCCCGCTTCGTTCGCGATCGTCCAACGTGATCACGCTGGCGCGACGCTCCAAAGGGCTTCATGGACCGATGTCCAGCGAACTGGGTGGCCGATTCCTCACCGTGGCTGGCACGTCTCTGGTTTTGACTTGCTCGGTCTACTATTCGATGATCTGGGTGCGCGGGATCGCCACCTCCAATTGGTCGACCGATTTCATCGCGATGGTCGTGTTCCTGCCGTTGGCATTGTGGATCATCGCGGCCTTCACCGTCGTGGTTCGCTTGCTCGGCTACTTGGACGCTCGCATCCGACTGGAGGGCTGGGAAGTGGAACTGGCGATCCGAGCCGAAGCCATTCGCCAATTCGGTGAAGATGCCATGACTGGACAATCGAGCTCCCCGCGTCAACGACTTCCCCGGACCGGATCTCGTCGCAAACGCCCCACCGACACGCCCCTCCCCAACCACGAGGCCGAAGAAGCCATCCTGGTCCCAGATTCCGATTCGGACGTGCAAACGACTCCGCCTGAAATCGAGGTCCGCCCATGAACGACCTCTCCCCTGCCCTGACAAATCCAGGATGCCTTGGCCAACGCCACCGTTCGCAGCTGGGTTCTTTTTGTTCCCGACGAGCCCTGTGGTTCAGCTGCGTCTTGCCCTGCGTGTTCATCGGTGTTTCCGCGTCAGCCTTGGCAGCAGAATCGCCCCCCGATGCAGCGCGGGTCTCGCCCGTCAGTGACTCGGTTTGGTACGACGAAGACACTGGCGACCTGGTTCCCGTCGAAGTTCAAGACAAACAAACCGACACGGAAAATCGCGGCAGTCGTTGGACCGCCGTGACATCCAACAAGTCCACCGCAGCAACCCCCGCTCCTGCAACCACCACCGGTTTTCCGTTTGCCCAGTTGTTTGGCTGGTTGATGTTGGGTTTCCTGCTGGTGGGATTGGTCTCGTTGTTGGCATGGGTATTCGCCAACAGTGACTTTGACTTCAGCCATGGAAACGTCGAGCAATCGCTTCTCGAAGGAGACCGCGTTGATCGACAAACCCGTCAACGCATGGAACATTTGCCCGAGGCATTGCGAGACACGACGGTCAACCCGCGTTCCGAAGCCGAACGGTTGATGCGGGAGGGCCAGTTCAACGAAGCCATCATCTACCTTTATGGGCACCAACTGTTGCTGCTCGACCGAGTCCACTGGTTGCGGTTGGCTCGAGGCAAAACGAACAGCCGCTACGTTCGCGAAACCAAACGCTCTCACCCCAACTCGGGAACTCGATTGCAGCAAACCGTTGCCGCTTTTGAACGCGCCTACTTTGGCCGGCACGAATTGTCGCCATCCGAATTTGAACGACTGTGGCAACTCAACGCGACGCTGGAACAAGAGATCCAATCCGCCGACTCCGTTCGACAACCGGGGGCAGCATGAACGTCGCCTCCCTGACCGCCCGTCAGAAATACCGCGAGTCCGCGCCACAAGCTGGCCGCAGGTCGACTTGTCGACTGGCCTTCGGGTTGCTGGTGCTGTGCACCCTGCTGTTGTCCGGATGCAGCCGATTGGACACGACCTACGGAAAAACCGACGGGGCGAAAGGCAAACAAAGTCTCAACGGCTTCGGTGCTCTGCGAGAAACACTCACGCGGGAATTGACTCCAGCCGAACGCTCGGAACTGGGGGACGACTGGCAAGACGCCGAACTGCGAGCTCGCAACCTGACTCGATTGTCCTCTCGGGCCAATCAACACGACGCCATCGTTTGGATCCCGACCGCTTGGCCACCCGCCAACCCAGTCGAAGTCGCTGACTGGATGACGAAGTGGCTTCGAAACGGCAACCGCACAATCGTCTATGTCGTCCCCGACGAAGGCAGCACGGAAGCCTACTGGCGAGAGGCCTCGCAGGTCGCCCCTCCTGAACAACGACTGGAATACCGCCGCCGATCGGCTCAACAGATCAATTTGCGTTTGCTCCAAGATGCGCAGCGCGATGACGTGACAGTCGGAAAACTGTTCACCGCTCGTGGTCTGCCCGCGCGGCAAACCATCGATGACCGCCGGATCGTCTCCTATGACCTGCACCCCTTTGACCCCGCACGCAACCCGGTCGTGGGCACCACCACTCCAACCGTTCAACCGACGGCTGCAGTCGAGGAAGACAATTCTGCCAATGACGCCTCTATCAACGACGAAACGGCGGGCGTCCCAGCAGAACTCATCGAAACGGAACCAGGCCAATCCGAACTCGACCAACTCTTCTCGGACGAAGACTCCGCCGACCGGGACGAAGCGACCGACCCGCATCAGACCGTCGAGGATGATCCGACGGATTCAACCGAGAACGACCGTCCGTCGCTCTCGTTCGAACCGCTCGACAAGGCCGAGGACGTCACGATCTTGGCCCGAGTCACGCACCCCAAGTGGAAAGATTCGCGAATCCTGGTTGTCGCCGGCGGAGGCTTGCTCACGAATTTCGCGATGACGGATCAACCCGCGTTGGAAATGGCCGCTCGTCTTCGCCACGAAATCCTATCGACCGCTAAGGTCGGGGCGGACGAACGCGTAAGCCTGGGTTTCTTGTCGACCGATGACATGTGGGTTCCCATTTCAGACGCTGAACCAGGCGCCCCTTCCCAAACCGGGATGGAAATGCTGACGACCTGGCCGATCAGTCTGATCACCCTTCACGCGTTGTTCCTGGGGGTGGTGATGTGCCTGATGCTGTTGCCCACCTTCGGCCGCGCCCGGCAGGTTGTCTATCATCGTTCCACCCACTTCGGCAACCACCTCACGGCGATGGCTGTTTTGATGCGTCGCGCCGGTGGGATGGACTTTGCCAAAGAAAAGATCAACCATTACATGCGAGTCGTTCGCGGCGAACCCGAGTTGTTTGTGGTTGCGAAGCAGACGCCCCCTGCCGCCCCCCAGCCACCCACGCCTGATCCCCAAACCACGAACGAGTTGTCCCCATCGGACACATCCTCGGAATCTGATTTGATCGAGGCCGAAGCCCTCGCAGACCCTGTTGCACCGTCACTTGACCCGCCAAGTCCTCACGAGCCCGTTGAGAAGTCGCCTTGAACGATCCTTCCTTGCCGCCCATCTTGCCCGCAGACAACTCCGGTCCCGAGATCCCTGCCGCCAACGACGCCGCGTCCGCCCAACTCGGTGCCGCTTCAGCGGCGCCGGAATCACCACCGATCTCACCCGAATTTGCCAAGATCAAGCAGCTCTTTGAGTTGATCCAGGCCGAAGTCGGCAAGCTGTACGTCGGGCAAGACGAGCTGGTGCTGGGCACGTTGACCGCGTTGTTCTCCGGGGGCCACGTGTTGATCGAATCCGTGCCCGGCTTGGGCAAAACGCTGTTCGTCCGGACGCTCGGTCGAATTCTCGGGTGCGAGTTTGGACGCATCCAGTTCACCGCCGATCTGATGCCTTCGGACATCACCGGGGCTCCCATCTTCGACATGCAGAAGAGCGAGTTTCGTTTTCGCGCTGGTCCTGTCTTCACGCAGTTGCTGTTGGCCGATGAAATCAACCGCTCGCCTGCCAAGACTCACGCGGCGTTGCTTGAGATCATGCAGGAGTACCGGGTCACGATTGATGGAACCAGCCACCCGGTGCCGAAACCGTTCCTCGTTTTGGCGACGCAAAACCCTCTGGAAAGTGAAGGCACGTACAACCTGCCCGAAGCCCAACTCGATCGTTTCATGTTCAAGTTGATGGTCGATTACCCCTCGGCCACCGAAGAAGCCGAAATTTTGAAAATGCATTCGCTGCAAGTCGACTTTGGGCAGCGATTGGAGGAGGAGATCCAACCGATCACCAACCCCGAAATCGTTCAAAAGGTCATCGCGACGTGCAGCCAAGTTCGGGTCGAAGATCGTTTGGTCGAATACATCAACTCGCTGATTCGCTCGACGCGGACCTGGCCAGCCTTTCACATCGGTGCGTCGCCACGAGCCGGAATTGCACTGATGCAATCTGCTCGAACGATCGCCGCCTTCGCCGGCCGAGATTTCGCGGTGCCAGACGACGTGATCGAGATCATTTTGCCCGTTTTACGGCACCGAGTCTCGTTGACCGCGGAGGCCGAAATTGAGGGTCGCAGCGTTGATGAGGAATTGCGGGCCATGATTCGGGGAATCGAAGTCCCTCGGAACTGAAAGTTGGCCATTCCCCCTTGCGAGAAATCCAGCCAGCCGATATTTTCACGCCCACGCGAGCGACGCGAAAGCGATTCGCCGCTCAACAATTCATGCCGCACCCCTAGCTCAATTGGATAGAGCATCGGTCTACGAAACCGAAGGTTACTGGTTCGAACCCAGTGGGGTGTACTCAAGAAGCCGTGTTCAGCCATCCGCTGACGCGGCTTTTTTTGTGCGCCTGCACCATCCGCCGAACAACAACCGCGGAGCGGTGGCATCCGCCTGCCTTGGGTTTCAACCCAAGGTGAACGCCATCAACAACACGGAACAAGCCGCGGAGCGGCGACAGCGAAGCCTCGCAAAGAGGGGGTTGCTTGGTTGCTGCCACCCCGCCTGTCGTCGCTCCGCGACTGGTTGGTTTGGTTCGGCTTCCCGGGACCTTGGGTTGAAACCCAAGGCTCATCGGCTGCCGTCACTCCGTGACTGTTGAACGTGCACCTTGCCCGGTCGAACGCCGGGGTGATGAATGCGGTCACCATGGTGGCTCGGTCAGGAAGGTGGCTGGCATCATCCGGCATCATCCGCCGAGCAAGAACCGCGGAGCGGTGGAATCTGTCAGCCTTGGGTTTCAACCCAAGGTTGGCGAGATCAACAACCCAAACAAGCCGCGGAGGGTTCGTTTCACAGCTCGATGATTTCATTGTCGGCGACCAACCAGGTTCGGTCCCCGTTCTGGGGCTGCACGACGTGGGTTCCGGTGAACTCGCCGATGGCTGGAAAGACGAGACAGCCGGACGAATACCAGAAGCACGGCAGCTTCCCAAATGATTCGCGTCCCGAGCCGATTCGAATCGCTGGGTGCAAATGACCGCAAAGCAACAGGGCGGCTCCGTCGGGCACTGAGCCAGGATGGTGCGAAAGCGCCAGTTGCCCCATTCGTTCTCCTTCTGCGACTGTTCGAATCGGCCATTCGAGGGGCAAATTCCCGACGTGTGCGTCGTGGTTGCCTTCGACCAGCAGGAACTCCACGGATGGGTGCTCAGCAAAAAACGATTCGACGGCGGCGACGGTCTCGGTCGTGAGCGATGATCTCGCGTGGAACAGGTCCCCGAGAATCACCAAGCGAGACGCATTTGTATCGACCAACAATCGTGAGATTGTTTGGAGCGTCCCACCACTGCTTCCCAGTGGCACCGGAAACCCATGTCGGCGAAACGTGGCATCCTTTCCCAAATGCGGGTCGGCGACAAACAGCGTGTCTTGCGCCGGGCAAAACGCTGCCCGCGCAGCGAAGAGTTGCCATTCGGTCCCGGCCAGAGTCGTGCATACGGAGCCCGACGTCACGGCTTTCCCGCAGCATGTTCGAGGTCTTCTTGCATCCGCCGAATTCGATCGGCCAAAGTTTCACTGCTGACCCGCTCCCGCAGCTTGTCGACCCAAAGCCCGAACGACAAGGGCGTCACTCGCTTCGGTTCATTGACAACGATGCGG includes these proteins:
- a CDS encoding stage II sporulation protein M, which codes for MNIANLLDKRRSNWGELERLCEAMEVRGRTDKAGPQYKGAAGIVRFATLYRGACADLALADAYQLPPATVTYLHRLVARSHNQLYRAGKFEPTGWFDMIFRVAPREIYGDACVRVATIVFFGLFALSMYLGYQQTLFPDFANVVVGEAGLEQMEEMYEMELVGSLDHYISMSSFYIMHNTGIGLKCFAYGILIVPCLYILSSNAVTLGTVFGYMAREDVASRDNFFEFVTAHGPFELTAIALSAAAGLRLGMGLFATGGLSRIDSVRRSAVRAVPVISAAAVLFVLAAFTEGFISPSPLAYTFKAGWSVMSSSMISFYFVVLGFPGNRQHRTGGRPIDTIWDDESTETSESNTLANLSGGSSSVRAA
- a CDS encoding DUF4129 domain-containing protein, producing the protein MNDLSPALTNPGCLGQRHRSQLGSFCSRRALWFSCVLPCVFIGVSASALAAESPPDAARVSPVSDSVWYDEDTGDLVPVEVQDKQTDTENRGSRWTAVTSNKSTAATPAPATTTGFPFAQLFGWLMLGFLLVGLVSLLAWVFANSDFDFSHGNVEQSLLEGDRVDRQTRQRMEHLPEALRDTTVNPRSEAERLMREGQFNEAIIYLYGHQLLLLDRVHWLRLARGKTNSRYVRETKRSHPNSGTRLQQTVAAFERAYFGRHELSPSEFERLWQLNATLEQEIQSADSVRQPGAA
- a CDS encoding AAA family ATPase, whose translation is MNDPSLPPILPADNSGPEIPAANDAASAQLGAASAAPESPPISPEFAKIKQLFELIQAEVGKLYVGQDELVLGTLTALFSGGHVLIESVPGLGKTLFVRTLGRILGCEFGRIQFTADLMPSDITGAPIFDMQKSEFRFRAGPVFTQLLLADEINRSPAKTHAALLEIMQEYRVTIDGTSHPVPKPFLVLATQNPLESEGTYNLPEAQLDRFMFKLMVDYPSATEEAEILKMHSLQVDFGQRLEEEIQPITNPEIVQKVIATCSQVRVEDRLVEYINSLIRSTRTWPAFHIGASPRAGIALMQSARTIAAFAGRDFAVPDDVIEIILPVLRHRVSLTAEAEIEGRSVDEELRAMIRGIEVPRN
- the pdeM gene encoding ligase-associated DNA damage response endonuclease PdeM — encoded protein: MTSGSVCTTLAGTEWQLFAARAAFCPAQDTLFVADPHLGKDATFRRHGFPVPLGSSGGTLQTISRLLVDTNASRLVILGDLFHARSSLTTETVAAVESFFAEHPSVEFLLVEGNHDAHVGNLPLEWPIRTVAEGERMGQLALSHHPGSVPDGAALLLCGHLHPAIRIGSGRESFGKLPCFWYSSGCLVFPAIGEFTGTHVVQPQNGDRTWLVADNEIIEL